AAGTTGATTTAAATAGATTCAATCTTGATTTTCTCATAAATTCACCATAACATTATTTAAAAAAATAAACTCTAGTTATTACTTTTAAAATTACATATATTTAAAATTTTCAATTAAATAGTAAAAAATAAATTAAATATAAAAAAATAAGCAATTTAAAAAATTTATTGAATTGAAAAATCATAACAATATAAAAACAATTTTTCAAAAGGATTATATTGAGAAATTCAAAAATTAATTAAACTTTTATAATATTAGATTACAAAATATAATACAATGAATTCCACTAACAAAACAAAAACATCACTTGCTAAATTTGAAGAATTCTTCTCAACAATTTACAAAGATGATGTATTTGAAATTCTAGAAAAATATCCTGATGAAAGGTCGCTTAAAGTCAATTATGAAGACTTAGAGATGTTTGATCCTGATTTGGCAGATTTATTAATCGAAAAACCAGATGAGGTTATTGCAGCTTCACAAAAGGCTATTAAAAACATTGACCCATTAATGAAAGATGCTGAATTAAACATCAGATTTGAAAATCTCACAAACAATGTCCCATTAAGTGATTTATTAAGTAAATACATAGGTAACTTTGTATCTGCTGATGGAATTGTGAGAAAAACTGATGAGATTCGCCCAAGGATTGAAACTGGAGTATTTGAATGTAGAGGTTGTATGAGATTACATGAAGTAGAACAAACCTCTGGAAATCATATTATGGAACCTTCACTATGTAGTGAATGTGGAGGAAGGTCTTTTAGATTACTTCAAGAGGAATCTAAATATATTGATACACAAAGTGCAAGAATGCAAGAACCTTTAGAAAATTTATCTGGAGGAACTGAACCAAAACAAATGCTTATGGTTTTAGAAGATGATTTAGTAGATGAATTAAATCCTGGTGATAAGGTTAGAATCACAGGAACATTAAAAACATTTAGAGAAGAAAGAAGTGGAAAATTCAAAAATTACATCTATGTAAATCACATTGAAGCTCTTGAACAAGAATTTGAAGAATTGCAGCTTAGTGAAGAAGATGAGGCAAAAATCTTAGAATTATCTAAAGACCCTCATATACACGATAAAATTATCAATTCAACTGCACCATCAATTAAAGGTTATAGGGAAGTAAAGGAAGCTATTGCACTACAACTTTTCGGAGGAGCAGTTAAGGAACTAGAAGATCAAACTCGTTTAAGAGGAGATATTCATATCCTAATTGTTGGAGACCCAGGTATTGGTAAATCCCAAATACTTAAATATGTTTCTAAATTAGCTCCAAGAAGTGTTTACACCAGTGGTAAAGGTACATCTGGTGCAGGTTTAACTGCAGCGGCAGTTAGGGATGAACTTGGAGGTTGGTCTCTTGAAGCAGGTGCATTAGTACTTGGGGACCAAGGTAATGTATGTGTTGATGAATTGGATAAAATGCGCTCAGAAGATAGATCTGCACTTCACGAAGCTTTAGAACAGCAAACTGTAAGTATTGCTAAAGCTGGAATTATGGCAACATTAAATACCAGATGTTCTGTTCTTGCAGCAGCAAACCCTAAATTTGGTAGATTTGACAGATATAAAACTGTAGCAGACCAAATTGACTTACCTTCACCTATACTTTCTCGTTTTGATTTAACATTTGTAATTGAAGATAGGCCAAATGTAGAAAAAGATAGGGCTTTAGCTCAGCATATTCTTAGAATACACCAATCTTCAAATGTAGATTATGAAATAGAACCAGAATTACTTAGAAAATATATTGCTTATGCACGTAAGAATATTAATCCTGTTCTAACTGATGAAGCTACTAAGGTTTTAGAAGAGTTTTATGTTTCTGTAAGAAGTGGTGGAGTAGAAGAAGATACCCCTGTACCAATTACAGCAAGACAATTAGAAGCAATTATTCGTTTAGCTGAAGCTAGTGCAAAGCTTCAATTAAAAGATAAAGTAGAAGCTTCTGATGCACATAGAGCTATTACTTTACAAAGAAAATGTTTAGAAAAAGTTGGATTAGATCCAGAAACCGGTAAAATAGACATCGATAAAGTAGAAGGAAGAACTCCAACATCAGACAGAGATAGAATTAATAAAGTTATGTTAGAAATCGGAGCATTAGAAGAAGAATTTGATAAAGTTCCGATTAATGTTTTAAAAGAACACCTTGCTGAAAACTATGATATGAGTGAAGAGAAAGTTGATTCTATTTTAAAGCAACTTAAAAGCAAAGGACTTATATACGAGCCACGTAATGGCCTTGTAAAAAGACTTGAAAATTAATTAAATCAAATAAATTTTAGTTTGATTAATTTCAAGCATTCCTTTTTATTTTTAAAATACTTTAAAGGACTTTAGTTTATTTTTTAGTTTAATATTGATAAATACATTAAATTTTTTTTAGTTTACTAATCCTATTAATAAATACATTAAGTTTTTTAGTTTGCTAATTATATTTTTTAGTTTGCGGATTATATTAATAAATACATTAATAAATGATAAAAAATATAATTTATATTAATATAATTCAAATACTATTTTTTAACAAAAACTATTCATAAATTTTATTTGATTATACATTATTACAAATTAATTTTATTACTCCAAGAGGTGAAAAAATGGAAGATTATGAAAATTTATTAAACAGAGCTATCGATCAATTACCACCTGAGGTATTTGAGACAAAAAGATTTGAACCTGTAAAGGCATACTCTGTTATTCAAGGAAACAGAACATTTATTCAAAATTTCAAAGATGTAGCAGACTCCTTAAATAGAGACCCTCAACATGTATTAAAATACTTATTAAGAGAATTAGGTACTGCAGGTAACTTAGAAGGAGTAAGAGCAATTTTACAAGGTAAATTTAATCATTTTTTAATCAATGAAAGAATTGATGAATATATCGAAAAATATGTTATCTGTCAGGAATGTAACAGACCGGATACTAGTATCATAAGAGAAGATAGAATATTTATCTTAAAATGTGCAGCATGCGGTGCAAAAGCTCCCCTTAAACCATTATAATCTCTCTTTTC
Above is a window of Methanobrevibacter olleyae DNA encoding:
- the mcm gene encoding minichromosome maintenance protein MCM; amino-acid sequence: MNSTNKTKTSLAKFEEFFSTIYKDDVFEILEKYPDERSLKVNYEDLEMFDPDLADLLIEKPDEVIAASQKAIKNIDPLMKDAELNIRFENLTNNVPLSDLLSKYIGNFVSADGIVRKTDEIRPRIETGVFECRGCMRLHEVEQTSGNHIMEPSLCSECGGRSFRLLQEESKYIDTQSARMQEPLENLSGGTEPKQMLMVLEDDLVDELNPGDKVRITGTLKTFREERSGKFKNYIYVNHIEALEQEFEELQLSEEDEAKILELSKDPHIHDKIINSTAPSIKGYREVKEAIALQLFGGAVKELEDQTRLRGDIHILIVGDPGIGKSQILKYVSKLAPRSVYTSGKGTSGAGLTAAAVRDELGGWSLEAGALVLGDQGNVCVDELDKMRSEDRSALHEALEQQTVSIAKAGIMATLNTRCSVLAAANPKFGRFDRYKTVADQIDLPSPILSRFDLTFVIEDRPNVEKDRALAQHILRIHQSSNVDYEIEPELLRKYIAYARKNINPVLTDEATKVLEEFYVSVRSGGVEEDTPVPITARQLEAIIRLAEASAKLQLKDKVEASDAHRAITLQRKCLEKVGLDPETGKIDIDKVEGRTPTSDRDRINKVMLEIGALEEEFDKVPINVLKEHLAENYDMSEEKVDSILKQLKSKGLIYEPRNGLVKRLEN
- a CDS encoding translation initiation factor IF-2 subunit beta — protein: MEDYENLLNRAIDQLPPEVFETKRFEPVKAYSVIQGNRTFIQNFKDVADSLNRDPQHVLKYLLRELGTAGNLEGVRAILQGKFNHFLINERIDEYIEKYVICQECNRPDTSIIREDRIFILKCAACGAKAPLKPL